The Thalassotalea sp. HSM 43 genome window below encodes:
- a CDS encoding YcxB family protein: protein MKFEHTFTLDKAHYQECFEQSDHLRQQGPKRYIKAVFLFALGFFISAANIEKLSGHLGYFFYVLGLVEILSVRFAKGWWVTRQMFSKAAGNEVALTIDQEGIHTKSDFVDNLLTWSDISASEVTDKGLILLLKVGGTSYLSRSVLSEQSYQFIVDKTTP from the coding sequence ATGAAATTCGAACACACATTTACCTTAGATAAGGCACATTACCAAGAATGCTTTGAGCAATCCGATCATTTACGTCAGCAAGGTCCGAAACGATACATCAAAGCGGTGTTTTTGTTTGCGCTTGGTTTTTTTATCTCTGCCGCGAATATTGAAAAACTCAGTGGCCATTTAGGTTACTTTTTTTACGTTCTTGGATTGGTTGAAATACTTAGTGTGCGTTTTGCCAAAGGCTGGTGGGTAACCCGTCAAATGTTTTCTAAAGCGGCTGGCAATGAGGTGGCATTGACGATAGATCAAGAAGGCATTCACACCAAGTCGGATTTTGTCGATAACTTGCTAACCTGGTCTGATATTTCGGCATCAGAAGTAACCGATAAAGGTCTGATATTGCTGTTGAAAGTGGGTGGCACCAGCTATTTGTCGCGTTCAGTGTTAAGCGAGCAAAGCTATCAGTTTATTGTCGATAAAACGACACCATAG
- a CDS encoding PQQ-dependent sugar dehydrogenase codes for MKQQLAKTLVLSSMVTLLAACSASDGNSSQQSDEQNNDAQAQVKVMPTQSDVVIPWGMVQLSNDDLLISERTGKLRLIRNGVMIDEEITGLPSIVANNQGGLLDIALHPDYQQNGWIYFTFSSDKGDDEGSNTALIRARLKEFALVDLEWLYKGAENSEKGHHYGSRITFDKQGFVYFSIGDRGQRDALPQDISVDGGKIYRLHDDGRIPADNPFVNVENAKPAIFSYGHRNPQGLTTHPVTGAIWSHEHGPKGGDEINLIEPGKNYGWPVISYGVNYSGTSFTDITEKDGMEQPKLYWDPSIAPSGLIFVTSDKYPEWQNKMLLGSMKFNHLVLVTLDGDNVVKQQKLLEGIGRVRNVYQGRDGFIYVGIDGQGIKKLVPEQE; via the coding sequence ATGAAGCAACAATTAGCGAAAACTCTTGTGTTAAGTTCAATGGTTACCTTATTAGCAGCCTGTTCGGCATCTGATGGTAATTCTTCACAGCAAAGCGATGAGCAAAATAACGACGCTCAGGCGCAAGTGAAAGTAATGCCTACGCAAAGCGATGTGGTGATCCCGTGGGGTATGGTACAGCTGAGTAATGACGATTTGTTGATCTCAGAACGCACCGGCAAACTGCGTCTGATCCGAAACGGGGTTATGATTGACGAAGAAATCACCGGTTTACCTAGCATTGTTGCCAATAATCAAGGCGGTTTATTGGATATCGCATTGCACCCTGACTATCAACAAAATGGTTGGATATATTTCACCTTTTCCAGTGATAAAGGCGACGACGAAGGTAGCAATACAGCATTGATTCGTGCCCGCCTAAAAGAGTTTGCACTTGTCGATCTTGAATGGTTGTACAAGGGGGCAGAAAATAGCGAGAAGGGGCATCATTATGGTTCTCGTATCACCTTTGATAAACAAGGTTTTGTTTATTTCTCTATCGGTGATCGTGGCCAACGCGATGCATTGCCTCAAGACATCAGTGTTGATGGTGGTAAAATTTATCGCTTACATGATGACGGTCGTATCCCTGCGGACAACCCATTTGTTAATGTGGAAAACGCTAAGCCAGCCATTTTTTCTTATGGCCATCGTAACCCACAAGGGTTAACGACTCATCCAGTCACTGGGGCTATCTGGTCACATGAGCATGGCCCTAAAGGCGGTGATGAAATAAATCTAATTGAACCGGGTAAAAACTATGGCTGGCCAGTGATCAGTTACGGTGTTAATTACAGTGGTACATCATTTACCGACATCACCGAAAAAGACGGCATGGAACAGCCTAAATTGTATTGGGATCCTTCGATTGCACCATCGGGTTTGATTTTCGTGACCTCCGATAAATACCCTGAATGGCAAAATAAAATGCTATTGGGCTCAATGAAGTTTAATCACTTGGTGTTGGTTACATTAGACGGCGACAACGTTGTTAAGCAACAAAAATTATTGGAAGGTATTGGTCGCGTACGCAATGTCTACCAAGGTCGTGACGGTTTTATCTATGTAGGTATCGATGGTCAAGGCATTAAAAAGCTGGTACCAGAGCAAGAATAA
- a CDS encoding NAD(P)H-binding protein, with the protein MDKKLPNSVAIIGAGWLGKSLAKSLLAKGVDVVVSATSSQKVASLQAENLPATLVRAPDCLSDSLLQCQAWVICIPPGLRHGRTDYPQQIQALAQFAQQASAKPKHIVLISSTAVYNGLQGEVNEASKLNLNGDKVAVLHDAENKLLNADIEHATVLRLAGLFGYDRQPGRFFKDGRLISEPDSVVNMIHRDDVIALIECLLQQADKPAIVNGVSPHHPTRRAFYNKAFASLGKSTAEFAEQKLPQGKQVQSDFTATSAFNYKVNDLLAYFDNRASLEVEHG; encoded by the coding sequence ATGGATAAAAAGCTGCCAAACAGTGTGGCTATTATCGGTGCAGGTTGGTTAGGTAAATCGTTAGCGAAATCATTATTAGCTAAGGGCGTTGATGTCGTGGTCAGTGCCACGTCGTCGCAAAAAGTCGCCAGTTTACAGGCAGAAAACCTGCCGGCGACCTTAGTGCGCGCACCGGATTGTCTAAGTGATAGTTTGTTGCAATGTCAGGCTTGGGTTATTTGTATTCCACCGGGATTGCGCCATGGTCGAACCGATTACCCGCAACAAATACAGGCATTAGCACAGTTTGCTCAACAGGCGTCGGCTAAGCCTAAGCATATTGTGCTAATCAGTTCGACAGCGGTATATAACGGCTTGCAAGGCGAGGTTAATGAAGCCAGCAAGCTAAACTTGAATGGCGATAAAGTAGCGGTATTACACGATGCAGAGAATAAGCTGTTAAATGCCGATATCGAGCATGCTACCGTGCTGAGATTGGCTGGCTTATTTGGCTATGATCGACAACCGGGGCGCTTTTTTAAAGACGGCCGGCTGATCAGTGAACCTGATTCGGTGGTTAATATGATTCACCGTGATGATGTTATTGCACTGATAGAGTGTTTGTTGCAACAAGCCGACAAGCCAGCCATTGTTAATGGCGTCAGCCCACATCATCCAACTCGTCGCGCCTTCTATAACAAAGCATTTGCCTCGTTAGGCAAAAGTACGGCAGAATTTGCAGAACAAAAACTGCCGCAAGGTAAACAGGTGCAAAGCGATTTTACAGCGACATCGGCATTTAACTATAAGGTCAACGATCTACTGGCTTACTTTGACAATCGCGCATCGCTTGAGGTTGAACATGGCTAG
- a CDS encoding bifunctional GNAT family N-acetyltransferase/hotdog fold thioesterase, which yields MTYRIVKPTTKAQIAAYHQLRFTLLRQPWGQEKGSEIDDLEASSVHRMIVDEQDKVVAVGRYHKTDCYTAQIRFMAVDDSVQGQGVGKLMLTALEQIAAQQGVEVIELNARENAVKFYQACDYQLGDKSHLLYGQIQHYKMRKMLQPSTTEYSDALTQLKQVWHQTISVSKHMLIHPASLIEGVFTVCADRQANINLHNTMFAGSIYTLATLTGWGRVHLLLEQQNLNGDIVLADADIRYHKPLHGQPLAQTVDLDGDVSVLQRGKRARLKIHVNVLDGDTIAASFSGKYVVLPKA from the coding sequence ATGACCTATCGTATTGTTAAGCCGACAACTAAAGCGCAAATTGCCGCTTATCATCAATTGCGTTTTACTTTATTACGTCAGCCGTGGGGCCAAGAAAAAGGCTCTGAAATCGATGATTTGGAAGCAAGTTCAGTGCACCGTATGATTGTCGATGAGCAAGATAAGGTTGTCGCGGTTGGTCGTTATCACAAAACCGATTGTTATACCGCGCAGATTCGCTTTATGGCGGTCGATGACAGTGTACAAGGGCAGGGCGTTGGAAAGTTGATGTTAACCGCACTAGAGCAGATTGCGGCGCAACAAGGTGTCGAAGTTATTGAGCTCAATGCGCGAGAAAATGCAGTGAAATTTTATCAGGCATGTGATTACCAACTGGGTGATAAATCACATTTACTGTATGGTCAAATTCAGCATTATAAAATGCGTAAAATGTTGCAGCCGAGCACGACCGAATATAGCGATGCACTAACGCAGTTAAAACAGGTTTGGCATCAAACCATTTCAGTATCTAAGCATATGTTAATTCACCCAGCGAGTCTCATTGAAGGTGTCTTTACTGTATGTGCTGACCGCCAAGCCAATATTAATCTACACAACACCATGTTTGCTGGCAGCATTTATACCTTGGCGACGTTAACCGGTTGGGGACGAGTGCATTTATTATTGGAGCAACAAAACCTTAATGGTGATATTGTTTTAGCTGATGCCGATATACGTTATCACAAACCATTGCATGGTCAGCCATTGGCGCAAACGGTAGATCTTGATGGTGATGTCAGTGTGTTACAACGAGGAAAACGGGCGCGACTTAAGATACATGTTAATGTTCTCGATGGGGATACCATCGCGGCAAGTTTTAGCGGTAAATATGTGGTTCTACCTAAGGCATAA
- the dtd gene encoding D-aminoacyl-tRNA deacylase, protein MIALLQRVNSASVTIDGRVNGEIDKGLLVLLAVEKADDVQKMQRLAKKVAGYRMFEDQQGKMNLDVGQVGGDILVVSQFTLAADTNSGKRPSFSNSAPPELGNQLYLAFCQELRSFGFRVPTGEFGANMQVALVNDGPVTFSLKV, encoded by the coding sequence ATGATTGCATTATTACAACGGGTAAACAGTGCCAGTGTTACCATCGACGGTAGAGTCAATGGTGAGATAGATAAAGGCTTGTTGGTTTTATTGGCTGTTGAAAAAGCGGACGACGTGCAAAAAATGCAGCGCCTTGCCAAAAAAGTCGCAGGTTATCGTATGTTTGAAGACCAACAGGGCAAGATGAACCTAGACGTGGGTCAAGTCGGCGGAGATATCCTAGTGGTGTCACAGTTTACATTGGCTGCCGATACCAATAGTGGCAAACGGCCAAGCTTTTCAAATTCTGCTCCGCCTGAACTTGGTAACCAGTTATATCTGGCATTTTGCCAAGAATTAAGATCTTTTGGGTTTCGAGTACCAACCGGCGAGTTTGGCGCGAACATGCAAGTGGCGTTAGTAAACGATGGCCCAGTAACCTTTTCACTTAAGGTTTAA
- the pip gene encoding prolyl aminopeptidase — protein MRPLYPNIKPNREEFIELGEHKLYIEESGNANGIAVIYLHGGPGGGSSPSHRRYFNPEKYRIIVFDQRGAGQSTPHASLINNTTQTLIEDMEEIREYLAIDKWLVAGGSWGTTLALAYAQAHPQRVLGFILRGIFLGTDSEIDWLYGPNGASHIFPEHYQDFLEPIRSMPGNDVISNYHKVLNSDNEIAKIAAAKAWTLWETRISALYVDQHSIDSPEETHNAIAMACIENHYFVNQCFMKPQQLLKNMASIAHLPAYIIHGRYDMVCQIQHAYVLAQHWNNARLQIIPKAGHSGFEEGIIDAIIHASDMMAAFLEDK, from the coding sequence GTGCGCCCCCTATACCCAAACATTAAGCCAAATCGAGAAGAATTTATTGAGCTCGGCGAGCATAAACTCTATATCGAAGAAAGTGGTAATGCCAATGGCATTGCCGTCATTTATTTGCACGGTGGTCCGGGCGGCGGCTCTAGCCCCAGTCACAGGCGCTACTTTAACCCTGAAAAGTATCGCATTATTGTTTTTGATCAACGCGGTGCAGGTCAATCGACGCCGCACGCCAGTCTAATAAACAACACCACACAAACCCTTATTGAAGACATGGAAGAGATTCGTGAGTACCTCGCCATTGACAAGTGGTTGGTAGCCGGTGGCAGTTGGGGAACAACCCTCGCGTTGGCCTATGCTCAAGCCCACCCACAACGGGTACTTGGTTTTATTTTACGCGGTATTTTTCTAGGTACTGACAGCGAGATTGATTGGCTTTATGGCCCGAATGGCGCAAGCCATATTTTTCCTGAGCATTATCAGGACTTCCTAGAGCCCATTCGATCAATGCCGGGTAATGATGTCATCAGTAATTATCATAAAGTGCTAAATTCAGATAATGAAATCGCTAAGATTGCTGCCGCTAAAGCGTGGACGTTATGGGAAACGCGAATTTCAGCCTTGTATGTTGATCAGCATAGTATTGATAGCCCGGAGGAAACCCATAACGCCATTGCCATGGCGTGTATTGAAAACCATTATTTCGTCAATCAGTGCTTTATGAAACCGCAACAATTATTGAAAAACATGGCCAGCATTGCGCATTTGCCTGCGTATATTATTCATGGCCGCTATGACATGGTTTGCCAAATTCAGCATGCTTATGTATTGGCACAACATTGGAATAATGCACGTTTGCAAATCATTCCTAAAGCTGGGCATAGCGGCTTTGAAGAGGGAATAATTGATGCCATTATTCATGCATCTGATATGATGGCAGCCTTCCTCGAAGATAAATAA
- a CDS encoding virulence factor BrkB family protein codes for MKLSQILTRYRKLAPVLRFGKYFVERCQRDQIQVSAGYLSYVTLMSLVPLVMVMFSIVTAFPIFGELHKDIEKFVFSNFVPTASETIQDHIDGFVANASQMSATAIFALFVLAMMLIYAVDKALNRIWRIHKHRKVITSFAIYWMILTLGPVLMGVSILATSYIVSLVSFGGQDVNSLLLRGLPFIASWAGFIVLYMLVPNTEVKFKYALAGSMFGTILFEVAKKAFAAYVTHLPSYEAIYGALATIPILFVWVYVSWLVVFIGAEFTVCLQELAEDKPQTDEKID; via the coding sequence ATGAAATTGTCACAAATTCTTACACGCTATCGAAAGCTCGCCCCAGTACTGCGTTTCGGCAAGTATTTTGTTGAACGTTGCCAGCGTGATCAGATTCAAGTGTCAGCTGGTTATTTATCCTATGTCACCCTGATGTCCCTAGTGCCATTGGTGATGGTGATGTTTTCCATTGTCACTGCGTTTCCTATCTTTGGTGAGTTGCACAAAGATATTGAAAAATTTGTGTTCAGTAACTTTGTCCCTACCGCCTCAGAAACAATACAAGATCATATCGATGGCTTTGTTGCCAATGCATCACAAATGTCAGCCACGGCAATCTTTGCATTGTTTGTTTTAGCCATGATGTTGATTTATGCGGTCGATAAAGCCCTCAATCGGATTTGGCGAATTCATAAACATCGTAAAGTAATCACCTCATTTGCGATTTATTGGATGATTCTAACTCTCGGACCGGTATTGATGGGGGTGTCTATTCTTGCCACCAGCTACATCGTTTCATTGGTGTCGTTTGGCGGCCAAGACGTCAACAGTTTGTTGTTACGGGGGTTACCGTTTATTGCATCCTGGGCCGGTTTTATTGTGTTGTACATGTTAGTGCCAAACACGGAAGTAAAATTTAAGTACGCCTTAGCTGGCAGTATGTTCGGCACAATACTGTTTGAAGTGGCGAAGAAAGCGTTTGCTGCCTACGTGACCCATTTACCATCATACGAGGCCATTTATGGTGCGTTAGCAACCATCCCTATCTTGTTTGTTTGGGTTTATGTCAGCTGGTTGGTGGTGTTTATTGGTGCTGAGTTTACCGTATGTTTGCAAGAATTAGCGGAAGATAAACCGCAAACAGATGAAAAAATAGACTAA
- a CDS encoding urate hydroxylase PuuD, which produces MEILNFLARWGHVLFGITWIGLLYYFNFIQGGYFKKATPEALADAKKNLAPEALWWFRWGAMMTFLTGLILLMGVSKLNVMNDYIVIGALLGTFMFLNVWLVIWPNQKIALGMVDGDAPKAAGKALLASRTNTLFSGPMVFFMLASPHFSGGYGHGWGSTGMWGCVVLIALLEVNGLVGKQGPMASVRGVIVSSLVLTGAFVAVLKLV; this is translated from the coding sequence ATGGAAATATTAAATTTCCTTGCTCGCTGGGGTCATGTACTTTTCGGGATAACTTGGATCGGTTTACTTTACTATTTCAACTTTATACAAGGTGGTTACTTTAAAAAAGCCACACCTGAAGCACTAGCGGATGCGAAAAAGAATTTGGCACCGGAAGCATTATGGTGGTTCCGTTGGGGCGCAATGATGACCTTCTTGACCGGTTTGATTTTGCTTATGGGTGTATCAAAGCTGAATGTCATGAATGACTACATCGTTATTGGTGCATTATTAGGTACGTTTATGTTCCTAAATGTTTGGTTAGTGATTTGGCCAAACCAAAAAATTGCTTTAGGTATGGTTGACGGTGACGCACCAAAAGCCGCAGGCAAAGCCTTATTGGCATCACGCACCAACACCTTGTTCTCAGGCCCAATGGTATTCTTTATGTTAGCTAGCCCGCATTTTTCTGGTGGTTACGGCCATGGTTGGGGCTCAACAGGCATGTGGGGTTGTGTTGTATTAATCGCCTTGCTTGAAGTCAATGGCTTAGTCGGTAAACAAGGCCCAATGGCATCAGTTCGTGGTGTTATTGTGTCAAGCTTAGTGCTAACTGGCGCGTTCGTCGCAGTGCTTAAACTTGTGTAA
- a CDS encoding Fe-Mn family superoxide dismutase: protein MAISLPALPYAMDALAPHISQETLEYHYGKHHNTYVVKLNGLIEGTELAEKSLEEIVKSSEGGVFNNAAQIWNHTFYWNSLTPNGAGAPSGELAAAIDAQFGSFDEFKAKFNDSAVNNFGSSWTWLVKNADGSLAIVNTSNAATPLTEDGVTPLITVDLWEHAYYIDYRNLRPSYMEAFWALANWDFANANFAA, encoded by the coding sequence ATGGCTATTTCATTACCAGCGTTACCATATGCAATGGATGCTCTTGCACCACACATTTCACAAGAAACTCTTGAGTATCACTATGGCAAACACCACAACACTTACGTTGTGAAGTTAAACGGTTTAATCGAAGGCACTGAGCTAGCTGAAAAATCTTTGGAAGAGATCGTTAAGAGCTCTGAAGGTGGCGTATTTAACAACGCTGCACAAATCTGGAACCACACCTTCTACTGGAACTCACTAACGCCTAACGGTGCAGGCGCTCCTAGCGGTGAATTAGCTGCAGCAATTGACGCTCAGTTCGGTTCATTCGACGAGTTCAAAGCTAAGTTTAACGACAGTGCTGTTAACAACTTCGGTTCAAGCTGGACTTGGTTAGTGAAAAACGCTGACGGTTCTTTAGCGATTGTTAACACATCAAATGCAGCAACACCTCTTACTGAAGACGGTGTAACTCCACTAATCACGGTTGATTTGTGGGAACATGCTTACTATATCGATTACCGTAACCTTCGTCCAAGCTACATGGAAGCGTTCTGGGCATTGGCTAACTGGGATTTTGCTAACGCAAACTTCGCGGCATAA
- the typA gene encoding translational GTPase TypA has translation MLDKLRNIAIIAHVDHGKTTLVDKLLQQSGTLDSRADLDDRVMDSNDIEKERGITILAKNTAINWNDYRVNIVDTPGHADFGGEVERVMSMVDSVLLIVDAQEGPMPQTRFVTKKAFAQGLKPIVVINKIDKPGARPDWVMDQVFDLFDNLGATDEQLDFQVVYASAINGWASHEEGEVGTDMTPLFETIIDSVPAPDADVDGPFQMQISQLDYNSYVGVIGVGRVTRGTVKPNQQVTINGANGIIHNGKVGTVLGYLGLDRYEAESAQAGDIIAITGLGELKISDTICCPNEVEPLPALSVDEPTVTMTFQVNTSPFAGKEGKYVTSRNILDRLEKELVHNVALRVEQLDDPDKFKVSGRGELHLGILIENMRREGYELAVSRPEVIMREVDGQVQEPYETVTIDVEEEHQGSIMEKLGLRKAELTDMSPDGKGRIRMDFIMPSRGLIGFQTEFMTLTSGSGLIYHTFLQYGPHKGGEIGQRINGVLIANATGKALTNALFNLQERGRLMIGHGVEVYEGMVIGIHSRDNDLTVNALKGKQLTNVRASGTDDAQVLSPPIKMTLEQALEFIDDDELVEVTPENIRIRKKFLSESDRKRESRNKK, from the coding sequence GTGTTAGATAAACTACGTAATATTGCGATCATCGCTCACGTTGACCATGGTAAAACTACCTTGGTTGATAAACTTCTACAGCAATCTGGTACTTTGGATTCTCGTGCCGATCTAGACGATCGCGTAATGGACTCTAACGATATCGAGAAAGAGCGTGGTATCACCATCTTGGCAAAAAACACTGCCATTAACTGGAATGATTACCGTGTAAACATTGTAGACACCCCTGGCCATGCTGACTTCGGTGGTGAAGTTGAACGTGTTATGTCAATGGTTGACTCTGTATTGCTTATCGTTGATGCGCAAGAAGGTCCTATGCCGCAAACACGCTTCGTAACCAAGAAAGCGTTTGCTCAAGGTTTGAAGCCTATCGTTGTTATCAATAAAATCGACAAGCCTGGTGCTCGCCCTGATTGGGTAATGGACCAAGTATTTGATTTATTCGACAACCTTGGTGCAACCGATGAACAATTGGATTTCCAAGTTGTTTACGCATCGGCTATCAATGGTTGGGCATCTCACGAAGAAGGCGAAGTTGGTACCGACATGACGCCTTTATTTGAAACCATCATTGACTCAGTGCCAGCGCCAGATGCTGACGTAGACGGTCCTTTCCAGATGCAGATATCACAACTGGATTACAACTCATACGTTGGTGTAATCGGTGTTGGTCGTGTAACTCGTGGTACGGTTAAGCCTAACCAGCAGGTTACGATTAATGGTGCCAATGGCATTATTCATAATGGTAAAGTGGGTACCGTATTAGGTTACCTAGGTTTAGACCGTTACGAAGCCGAATCTGCGCAAGCAGGTGACATCATCGCCATTACCGGTCTAGGTGAGCTTAAGATTTCTGACACCATTTGTTGTCCAAACGAAGTTGAACCTCTTCCTGCTCTTTCTGTTGATGAGCCAACGGTTACCATGACGTTCCAAGTAAACACCTCGCCGTTTGCCGGTAAAGAAGGTAAATATGTAACGTCACGTAATATTCTTGACCGTCTAGAAAAAGAATTGGTGCATAACGTTGCCCTTCGAGTTGAGCAATTAGACGATCCAGATAAGTTTAAAGTATCCGGTCGTGGTGAGCTTCACTTAGGTATCTTAATTGAAAACATGCGTCGTGAAGGTTACGAGTTAGCCGTATCTCGTCCAGAAGTTATCATGCGCGAAGTTGATGGTCAGGTTCAAGAACCATATGAAACAGTAACCATTGATGTTGAAGAAGAGCATCAAGGTTCTATTATGGAAAAATTAGGTCTACGTAAAGCAGAGCTAACTGATATGTCTCCAGATGGCAAAGGTCGTATTCGTATGGACTTTATCATGCCGAGTCGTGGTCTTATCGGTTTCCAAACTGAATTTATGACACTAACCTCTGGTTCAGGTCTAATTTACCACACCTTCTTACAGTACGGTCCGCACAAAGGTGGCGAGATTGGTCAGCGTATTAACGGTGTTCTTATTGCTAACGCAACAGGTAAAGCATTAACCAACGCACTGTTCAACTTACAAGAACGTGGTCGCCTAATGATTGGTCACGGTGTTGAAGTCTACGAAGGTATGGTTATTGGTATTCACTCGCGTGACAACGATCTTACGGTTAACGCCCTTAAAGGTAAGCAGTTAACAAACGTTCGTGCATCGGGTACTGATGATGCGCAAGTATTGTCGCCGCCAATTAAAATGACACTTGAGCAAGCGCTAGAATTTATCGATGATGATGAGTTAGTAGAAGTGACTCCTGAGAATATTCGTATACGTAAGAAGTTCTTGTCAGAATCAGATCGTAAGCGTGAATCTCGCAACAAAAAGTAA